The nucleotide sequence CAGCCCCGCCCCGAGCCCGTCGGCGGTCATCGGCACGCCCGTCTCCCGAGGTGAGGGCGAGGCGGGCATCCCCGCGACCGTCCTCGCCGCGTACAAGAAGGCCGAAGCCGAACTCCGCGCCTCCAAGCCCGGCTGCAACCTGCCCTGGCAACTCCTCGCCGCCATCGGCAAGGTGGAGTCCGGCCAGGCCCGCGGCGGCCGGGTGTACGCCGACGGCACCACGGTCAGCCCCATCATCGGCCCCCAGCTCGACGGCAACGGCTTCGCCCTGATCAAGGACACCGACCACGGGGCCTACGACGGCAACAGCTCCTACGACCAGGCCATCGGCCCGATGCAGTTCATCCCGTCGACCTGGGCCTGGGCGGGCCGCGACGGCAACGACGACGGCAAGGCCGACCCGAACAACGTCTACGACGCCGCGCTCGCCGCGGGCCACTACCTGTGCCGCAACGGCTGGGACCTCTCGCAGGACCGCGACCTGCACAGCGCGATCCTCAGCTACAACAACTCCAGCGACTACCTCAGCCTGGTGCTGAACTGGGTGGACTACTACCGCCGGGGCACCCACTCCGTCCCGGACGGCGCCGGCGGCGTGCCCGCGCACCGCAGCGACGACGGCCTCCCCCGGACGAGCGGGCCGACGGCGCCACACACGTCCCGGCCGACGCCCGAGTCGCCTAAGCCCGGCAAGCCTTCCAAGCCGGGCAAGCCGGGCAAGCCGGGCGGCGGTGATCCGAGCACGCCCGGTCAGCCGTCCGACCCGACCAGCCCGCCCACCTCGCCCGCGCCCACCCCGTCCGACACGGTGCACCACCTCACCTCCCCCGACCAGGACGGCACCGAGCTGACCGCGACCGCCGGGGACACCTTCGAACGGCGGATCGGCGCCCGCGCGGTGACCAAGGACGGCGCGTCCGTGGCCACGGTGCGGGTGCGGTTCACCATCACCGGCGACACCGACGCCACCTTCGCGGGCGGCGAGAAGGTGGCCGTCGTCCGCACCGACGCCACGGGCGTCGCCCTCGCGCCGGGACTCCGGGCGGGGGAGAAGGCCGGAACCTTCAAGGTCGCCGGCACGGTCGTCGGGCGCCAGATCAAGGGCGTCGACTACACGGCGACGGTCACCCCGCGCCCCGCCGACAAGCTGGTCCGCACCGCCGACACCCCGCAGACCTGCGTGCCGGGCGGCGAGTTCGCCGGACAGATCAAGGTCAAGGCCACGTACAAGGGCGCCCCCGCGGCCAAGGTCGGTGCCACCGCCACCCTGGTCAAGTCCGCGGACAGCCCCGCCGAGAACATCGCCGGGCCCTACTTCAAGGACGCGAACGGCCAGCCCGTACGCACCCTCACCGGGCTCACCACGGACGCGAACGGCCTGCTGACGCTGCCCAAGCTGTACGCGGACCTCTTCAGCGGCACGTATCTGCTCCGCGTCACCACGCCGGGCGGCGGGAGCGTCACCTTCGAGCTGAAGGTCGCGGTCGGTGAGACCGCCTCGGCGAGCCCGTCGCCCAGCCCGTCGGCCAGTTCCTGAGAGGTTTCACCGCTTGAGCCGGGCCGTCGTGTGACGGGTCGGCTCGGCGGTGGCCGGGTCCTCGGGCCAGGGGTGCTTCGGGTACCGCCCGCGCAGCTCGGACCGGACCGCCCGGTAGCCGTCCCGCCAGAACGAGGCGAGGTCCGCCGTCACCGCGGCGGGCCGCCCGGCGGGCGACAGCAGATGCACCAGCAGCGGCGTCCCGGCCACCTCCGGGCTCTGCCGCAGGCCGAACATCTCCTGCAACTTCACCGCCAGCACCGGCCGTTCGGGGTCCGTGTAGTCGACCCGCACCCGTGACCCGCTCGGTACGGCGATCCGCTCCGGCGCCAGCTCGTCCAGCCGGGCCGCCTCCCCGCCCGCCCACGGCAGCAGCCGCGCGAGCGCCTGCCCTGCGTCGATCCGCCCCAGGTCCGCCCGGCGCCGGGCCCGGCTCAACTCCGGCTCCAGCCACGCGTCCACGGAGGCGAGCAGTGCCTCGTCCGACACGTCAGGCCACGGCTTTCCGAGCCGCGCCCGCAGGAACGCCAGCCGCTGCCGCAGCAGTCGAGCCTGCTCCGTCCAGCGCAGCAGACCGAGCCCCTCCCGCGACAGCCCGTCGAGCAGGGCGGAGCGCACCAGCTCCGGGTCGGCGTCCGCCGGCGGCCGCACCGCCAGCTCCACCGCGCCCAGCCGCTCGACCCGCCGCGCCACCACGTCGCCGTCCGCCCAGCGCACCTCGTCCCGCTCGGTCAGCAGCGAAGCGGCGGCCGCCCGCGCCACGTCCTCCCGCACGGCGGCCCCGAGCCGCACCCGCCCGTGCCCCTTCCCCGCGGGCCGGTCGGCCACCGCCACGACGATCCACGGCACGCCTCGCAGCGCCGACCCCTCGGCCAGCTCGACCCGTGTCCCGGACGCCATCAGGTAGGAGCCCCCGTCCAGCCGGGCCACCCGCTCGGGGAACGCGAGGGCGGCGACCTCGCCCACGGCGCGTTCCTCGCCGCCGTGATCGAGTGCCGGGCTCGCCCCGGCCTGGGCGCGTTTTCCGGACGCGGCCGGGCGGGAGCCGCCGCCCGACACCCCGCGCAGCCGCCGCACCTCCGCCGCCCACCGGCCCGCGTACGCGTCGCCGCCACGGCGGGCCCGGCGCAGGGCCGCCGCCAGGTCGTCCCCGTACTCGCGCGGCACCTCCTCCGACAGGAGGGCGACCGTCTCCGCGCCGCCGTCGGGGGAGTCCAGGAGGGCGCGGCCCAGTCGGGGATGGACGCCCAGACGGGCCAGGCGGGTGCCCCGCCGCGTGGCGCGGCCGGTCGCCTCGACCGCGCCGACCGCCGTCAGTACCTCGCGCGCCGCCGCCATCGCCCCGGCGGGCGGCGGGTCCAGCAGGGCCAGGCCGGAGGCGTCCGGATCGCCCCAGCAGGCGGCCTGGAGGGCGAAGGCCGTCAGGTCGGCGACCTTGATCTCCGGGGCCGGGAAGGCGGGCAGCCGGGTGTCCTCGGCCTGGGCCCAGCACCGGTACACCGCACCGGGTGCCTCACGCCCGGCCCGGCCCGCCCGCTGGGCGCCGGCCGCACGGGACGCCCGTACCGTGGCCAGGCCGCTCAGGCCCCGCGCGTGGTCCACGCGAGGCTCCCGCGCGAGCCCGGAGTCGACCACCACACGGACGCCCGGCACCGTCAGGGAGGACTCGGCGACCGAGGTCGCCAGCACCACCCGGCGCCGTTCGCCCGGCGACAGCACCGCGTCCTGCACCGCGGCCGGGGCCCGGCCGTGCACCTGGAGCACGTCGATGCCGGGCAGCGACCCCAACTGCCCGGCCACACGGGCGATCTCGCCCACGCCGGGCAGGAAGCACAGCACGTCACCGGTCCGCTCGGCCAGCGCCCGCCGTACCACCGAGGCCACGTGCGCGAGCAGCTCCGGGTCCACCCGCATCCCGTGCGGCGGCCGTACGGGACGCGTCGGAGGCGCCCACACCACGTCCACGGGATGCGACACGCCCGCCGCCTCCACCACCGGCGCCCCGCCCAGCAGCCGGGCCCAGCCCTGCGCGTCCGTGGTCGCCGACGCCGCCACCAGCCGCAGCTCGGGCCGCAGGGTCTGCCGTACGTCCCAGAGGAAGGCGGCCGCCGTGTCGGCGTCCAGATGCCGTTCGTGGCACTCGTCGAGCACCACCACGTCCGTGCCCGCCAGCTCCTGGTCCCGCTGGAGCCGCTGAAGGAGGACACCGGTGGTCACGACCTCCACGCGGGTGTGGGGCCCCACCACACGTTCGCCGCGCACGGTGTGGCCGACGCTGACGCCCGGCTGCTCGCCCAGCAGCCACGCCATCCGCCGGGCCGCCGCCCGCGCCGCGATCCGGCGGGGCTCGGCCACCACCACCCGCCGCGCGGGACCCCCGCCGACCAGCCCGGCCAGCACCAGCGGCACCAGCGTCGTCTTGCCGGTACCGGGCGGCGCCACCAGCACGGCGGCACCCGGACCGTCCAGCGCGGCGGTCAGGTCGGGCAGGGCGGAGCGCACGGGCAGCGCGGCGAGGGCGTCGTCACGGATCACGCCCCCAGTGTCGTACGCCGTGCGCGCGGGGGGCTTCAGTCCCGTTCGCAGACGAAGATCGCGGTACCGGGGATCAGGTTGCCGCGCAGCGGGGACCAGCCGCCCCACTCGGAGGTGTTCCAGGCCGGCCACTCCGGCTCCACCAGGTCCACCAGCCGGAACCCGGAGGCGGCGATGTCCCGCACCCGGTCGCCGATCGTGCGGTGGTGCTCCACATAGACGGCGCGCCCGTCCTCGTCCTGCTCCACATAGGGAGTGCGGTCGAAGTAGGACGCCGCCACCGAGAGACCCTCCGGGCCCGGCTCGTCCGGGAACGCCCAGCGGATCGGATGCGTCACCGAGAACACCAGCCGGCCGCCCGGCCGCAGCACCCGGCGCGCCTCACGCAGCACCAGCCGGGGATCGGCCACGAACGGCAGCGCGCCGTAGGCCGAGCACACCACGTCGAAGGAGGCGTCCGCGAAGGGCAGCGCGCCCGCGTCCGCGCACACCAGCGGGAACGCGGCGCCGATGCGCAGCGCGTGCTGGAGCTGGCGGTGGGAGAGGTCGAGCGCGACCGGACGGGCCCCCTGGGCGGCCAGCCAGCGCGCGCACTGCGCCGCGCCCGCGCCGATCTCCAGCACGTCCCGGCCCTTCAGCTCCTCGGCCGGGCCGAGGAGCTCGGCCTCCACCTCGTCCAGGCCCTCGGGGCCCCACACGAAGCGGTCGTCACCGAGGAAGGTGCCGTGCTCGACCTGGTACTCGTCCGCGTTGCGGTCCCACCAGCCCCGGTTGGCGCTGCTGCTCTCCGCGACCCCGGCGTCACGTCGGGTGGCTTCCGGCTCGGACCCCTCCGGGTCGTGCCCTTCCGGCTCTTGGATGATCGGCTCCCTCGTCGTACTCTTCCGTCCAACCGGCTTCCCGGACGAGTGTCACGGAAGGGATCGCCCGGTCGTGCGTGCCCAGTTGGGGCCATTCTTGCGCCGGGTATGCGGCGATCCGTCCGCGCTGTGCGCCTTCGCGCATTGACCCTGCCCGGCTGCCCCCGTATGCTACAAGTTGCGCTGCGGGCCTGCGCACCTCAGACGTAGCAGGTCGCGCTCGCATCTGTATGTATCCCTCGGTTCTCGAGGCGCCACCGGGCACCCGGTGCTCAAGTGGCGCTTACTTGGCTGTCCGGCTTCTGCAGAGCGAAACGGGCTCCCGG is from Streptomyces seoulensis and encodes:
- a CDS encoding lytic transglycosylase domain-containing protein → MAAHFGRRLRKGAATTAVAALAVAALSASEAPGATGAPEPLQTSAGLSTPVPEASADGNATGNSPYYTDLPPLDSPAPSPSAVIGTPVSRGEGEAGIPATVLAAYKKAEAELRASKPGCNLPWQLLAAIGKVESGQARGGRVYADGTTVSPIIGPQLDGNGFALIKDTDHGAYDGNSSYDQAIGPMQFIPSTWAWAGRDGNDDGKADPNNVYDAALAAGHYLCRNGWDLSQDRDLHSAILSYNNSSDYLSLVLNWVDYYRRGTHSVPDGAGGVPAHRSDDGLPRTSGPTAPHTSRPTPESPKPGKPSKPGKPGKPGGGDPSTPGQPSDPTSPPTSPAPTPSDTVHHLTSPDQDGTELTATAGDTFERRIGARAVTKDGASVATVRVRFTITGDTDATFAGGEKVAVVRTDATGVALAPGLRAGEKAGTFKVAGTVVGRQIKGVDYTATVTPRPADKLVRTADTPQTCVPGGEFAGQIKVKATYKGAPAAKVGATATLVKSADSPAENIAGPYFKDANGQPVRTLTGLTTDANGLLTLPKLYADLFSGTYLLRVTTPGGGSVTFELKVAVGETASASPSPSPSASS
- the hrpB gene encoding ATP-dependent helicase HrpB gives rise to the protein MIRDDALAALPVRSALPDLTAALDGPGAAVLVAPPGTGKTTLVPLVLAGLVGGGPARRVVVAEPRRIAARAAARRMAWLLGEQPGVSVGHTVRGERVVGPHTRVEVVTTGVLLQRLQRDQELAGTDVVVLDECHERHLDADTAAAFLWDVRQTLRPELRLVAASATTDAQGWARLLGGAPVVEAAGVSHPVDVVWAPPTRPVRPPHGMRVDPELLAHVASVVRRALAERTGDVLCFLPGVGEIARVAGQLGSLPGIDVLQVHGRAPAAVQDAVLSPGERRRVVLATSVAESSLTVPGVRVVVDSGLAREPRVDHARGLSGLATVRASRAAGAQRAGRAGREAPGAVYRCWAQAEDTRLPAFPAPEIKVADLTAFALQAACWGDPDASGLALLDPPPAGAMAAAREVLTAVGAVEATGRATRRGTRLARLGVHPRLGRALLDSPDGGAETVALLSEEVPREYGDDLAAALRRARRGGDAYAGRWAAEVRRLRGVSGGGSRPAASGKRAQAGASPALDHGGEERAVGEVAALAFPERVARLDGGSYLMASGTRVELAEGSALRGVPWIVVAVADRPAGKGHGRVRLGAAVREDVARAAAASLLTERDEVRWADGDVVARRVERLGAVELAVRPPADADPELVRSALLDGLSREGLGLLRWTEQARLLRQRLAFLRARLGKPWPDVSDEALLASVDAWLEPELSRARRRADLGRIDAGQALARLLPWAGGEAARLDELAPERIAVPSGSRVRVDYTDPERPVLAVKLQEMFGLRQSPEVAGTPLLVHLLSPAGRPAAVTADLASFWRDGYRAVRSELRGRYPKHPWPEDPATAEPTRHTTARLKR
- a CDS encoding class I SAM-dependent methyltransferase produces the protein MQEPEGHDPEGSEPEATRRDAGVAESSSANRGWWDRNADEYQVEHGTFLGDDRFVWGPEGLDEVEAELLGPAEELKGRDVLEIGAGAAQCARWLAAQGARPVALDLSHRQLQHALRIGAAFPLVCADAGALPFADASFDVVCSAYGALPFVADPRLVLREARRVLRPGGRLVFSVTHPIRWAFPDEPGPEGLSVAASYFDRTPYVEQDEDGRAVYVEHHRTIGDRVRDIAASGFRLVDLVEPEWPAWNTSEWGGWSPLRGNLIPGTAIFVCERD